The DNA segment GACTTGCGGGTGCACCAGATACTCGAGGGCACCAACGAGATCATGCGGCTGATCGTCTCCCGCGCGATCATGGGACGGAAATAGGAAGGATATTTCATGGAGATGCAGACCGCTCTGCCGGAGGTCATCGTCGAGCGCCACGGCGCGATCGGCAGGCTCCGGCTCAACCGGCCGCGTGCGCTGAACAGCCTCAACCTGCCGATGATCCGGATGATCGATGCGGCGCTGACCGATTTCGAGCGCGACCCGGCGGTCGCCGCCGTGCTTGTCACCGGCGAAGGCGAACGTGGGCTTTGCGCCGGCGGCGACATACGCATGATCTACGAGAGCGGACGGGAACGACCCGAGGAAGGCGCGCAATTCTGGCGCGAGGAATTCATCGTCAACAGTCGAATTTCCGCCTATTCCAAACCCTATATTGCCATCATGGACGGCATCGTCATGGGCGGCGGTGTCGGTGTTTCCGCCCACGGCAGTCATCGGATCGTCACGGAGAGGACGCGGCTCGCCATGCCGGAGACGGGAATCGGCTATTTCACTGATGTCGGCGCGACCTGGCTTCTGCCGCGCGCGCCCGGCGAGTTCGGCACCTATATCGGGCTCACCGGCCGCGATATCGGCG comes from the Sinorhizobium garamanticum genome and includes:
- a CDS encoding enoyl-CoA hydratase/isomerase family protein, giving the protein MEMQTALPEVIVERHGAIGRLRLNRPRALNSLNLPMIRMIDAALTDFERDPAVAAVLVTGEGERGLCAGGDIRMIYESGRERPEEGAQFWREEFIVNSRISAYSKPYIAIMDGIVMGGGVGVSAHGSHRIVTERTRLAMPETGIGYFTDVGATWLLPRAPGEFGTYIGLTGRDIGAANAIHARLADSFVPTDRLGDLITALAASATAEDISAAIRSVSGEPPASPLHDEFSLIDRCFAFDKIEGILDALERDGSDFARETLQMLRTRSAISLKLTLSLLRAGRASATLNECLEREYAATIGMLSNPDFYEGVRAAVIDKDRNPKWSVGLAEVTPQVLAWFEKHDGAPLFG